The Actinomycetota bacterium genome includes a region encoding these proteins:
- the mutM gene encoding bifunctional DNA-formamidopyrimidine glycosylase/DNA-(apurinic or apyrimidinic site) lyase, whose amino-acid sequence MPELPEVETIRGQLARELRGARILSCEVFLPRLVRSPTTLGYRRGVRGRKVRGVRRRGKYIIIALDGGRELVIHLGMSGSLVLVPRGAERPRHTHIVFRLEDGRDLLYVDPRTFGETALVRDGDYRSLPSLSRMGPEPLAKDFTAARLALALHGKCRVKSALLDQARLAGLGNIYADEALHRAGIHPLRRADTLDAGEVARLHAAIREVLAEALAGGGSSVSDYVDLQGERGSFQERHRVYRRAGEPCRSCGGIICREKVSGRGTYFCPRCQR is encoded by the coding sequence GTGCCCGAGCTTCCGGAAGTGGAGACCATACGCGGGCAGCTGGCACGGGAGCTGCGCGGTGCCCGCATCCTTTCCTGCGAGGTGTTTCTTCCCCGCCTGGTAAGATCTCCCACCACGTTGGGCTACCGCAGGGGGGTCAGGGGAAGGAAGGTGCGCGGGGTGAGGAGGCGGGGCAAGTACATCATCATCGCGCTGGACGGCGGGCGGGAGCTCGTCATCCACCTGGGCATGTCCGGCTCCCTGGTCCTGGTCCCGCGCGGCGCGGAGAGGCCCCGCCACACCCACATAGTCTTCCGTCTGGAGGACGGCAGGGACCTCCTCTACGTCGACCCGCGCACCTTCGGCGAGACGGCGCTGGTGCGCGACGGCGACTACCGTTCCCTCCCCTCCCTTTCCAGGATGGGCCCTGAGCCGCTGGCGAAGGATTTCACCGCCGCACGACTGGCGCTCGCCCTGCATGGCAAGTGCAGGGTGAAGTCGGCGCTCCTGGACCAGGCGCGCCTGGCGGGGCTGGGGAACATCTACGCCGACGAGGCGCTGCACCGCGCGGGCATACATCCCCTGCGGCGCGCGGACACGCTGGATGCCGGTGAGGTCGCACGCCTGCACGCCGCCATCCGCGAGGTGCTCGCGGAGGCCCTGGCTGGCGGCGGCTCCTCGGTGAGCGACTACGTGGACCTGCAGGGAGAGAGGGGGAGCTTCCAGGAGCGACACCGCGTTTACCGTCGCGCCGGCGAGCCATGCCGGTCATGCGGTGGGATCATATGCCGGGAAAAGGTTTCCGGGCGCGGCACCTACTTCTGCCCACGCTGCCAGAGATAG